The genomic window GGCGGATGCCCTCATACGGCTATACGCGAAGATGCTTCGATGAATTTTGCTGCCATTGATGAGTTAATCGAGCGCCATCCAGATGTCGAGCTTATCTTTGTGGAAAGCGGCGGGGACAACCTTGCAGCCACTTTTAGTCCAGAACTAGTAGACTTCTCTATTTATATTATTGATGTTGCACAAGGCGAGAAAATTCCGCGCAAAGGCGGACAAGGGATGATTAAATCTGATTTATTCATCATTAACAAAACAGACCTTGCTCCTTTTGTTGGTGCCAGCCTTGAAGTAATGGCTCAGGATACGAAGGTTTTCCGCGGAGAAAAGCCATTCTTTTTCACTAATTTAAAAAAGGATGAAGGTCTCCCTGAAGTGATTGACTGGATTAAGAAGAATGCTTTATTAAAAGGATTAGAGTAAGATGACAGACTGGACTGGCGTGTTATCTTTAAATCTTGAAAACAGACACGGGAAAACCGTTGCTAAAAATGTGTATTTTCAAGGCGCATTCAAGGTCATGCGGCCGGTTTATCATGATGATTCCGGACAGGTTTGCTATTATCTTTTAAATCCTGGCGGCGGCTATTTAGACGGCGACCGGTACCGAATGGAAATAACAATCGATGAAGGCGCCAAAGCGACTTTAACAACACAGTCGGCAACAAAGGTTTATAAGACGCCAAATGACTATGCCTATCAAGAGACGGAGATTTCACTAAAGAAAGGCAGTTATTTAGAATATCTTCCTGATCCTTTAATTGCTTATCAACATGCTCGTTATAAGCAGAAAACAGTCATTCATATGGAAAAAGGGGCAACGTTCCTTTATACAGATATTTTAACCCCGGGCTGGTCTCCGAATGGGGAAAAGTTCACCTATAATTCTATTCAGTTAATCACAGAGATCTATTTGGATGATCAACTAGGTGTATTTGATCACATTAAATTGATCCCCGCTCAGCAAAAATTAACTGAGTTAGGGTTTATGGAAGGATATAC from Bacillus sp. DTU_2020_1000418_1_SI_GHA_SEK_038 includes these protein-coding regions:
- the ureG gene encoding urease accessory protein UreG is translated as MEAIKIGVGGPVGAGKTMLIEKLTRHLADEIKMAVVTNDIYTKEDAKFLIQNGVLPEDRIIGVETGGCPHTAIREDASMNFAAIDELIERHPDVELIFVESGGDNLAATFSPELVDFSIYIIDVAQGEKIPRKGGQGMIKSDLFIINKTDLAPFVGASLEVMAQDTKVFRGEKPFFFTNLKKDEGLPEVIDWIKKNALLKGLE
- a CDS encoding urease accessory protein UreD; translated protein: MTDWTGVLSLNLENRHGKTVAKNVYFQGAFKVMRPVYHDDSGQVCYYLLNPGGGYLDGDRYRMEITIDEGAKATLTTQSATKVYKTPNDYAYQETEISLKKGSYLEYLPDPLIAYQHARYKQKTVIHMEKGATFLYTDILTPGWSPNGEKFTYNSIQLITEIYLDDQLGVFDHIKLIPAQQKLTELGFMEGYTHLGSMIVIGDQTDSGLLDELYETIKMAEGNIKFGLSKLEVPGFSIRVLANSTQIIERIFANCHRLINEKWFNHTPRSLRKY